The following proteins are encoded in a genomic region of Kiritimatiellia bacterium:
- a CDS encoding DUF362 domain-containing protein, translating into MTGVAAVVWYLVRVLPRPSRANYPCQRVAAPIAWGFVASLLAWPAALLASRRARSFLRERRFILAAGAVILAAGAGLAGLVASAAKSSALAAAEAKNSPIGSARGTFPGRVVWSYDPAAAQWDGSTGYWWEDRWNSQAAADAMLSRGLLDLTGAADEAAAWDTLFRYSNSSRGRGDRGYQAGETIAVKINLNNQYSGYTTTDNQLDASPHMVLALLRQLVNEAGVPQSAITVYDAVRYIPDKIYNKCHAEFPQVVFMDAGGTGGRTLVQWSSAVIRYAVTDWPDGSPCGQRIPKAVYQAAYSINMALLKCHGTAGVTLTAKNHYGTIDGREHWYIKARSRTLPLYNPLVDLMGQKNVGGKTMLFLVDALYGTSGVDQPPQRFQLAPFNNRWSSSLFLSQDPVAIDSVGLEFLNAEFPSSYMLNADNYLHEAALANNPPSGTVYDPEGDGIRLASQGAHEHWNDNVKRQYSRNLGTGSGIELRFLAPADLSTDSDGDGLTDGWESQYFRTLTGAAADGDPDGDSYSNLDEATAGTDAASADSYWKAAGIVDSGREIVLKWNSHTGRSYRVSRSGSVLGPFEDLPDELQATPPLNVWTDSAPAASGFYRVSVR; encoded by the coding sequence GTGACCGGAGTGGCGGCGGTGGTGTGGTATCTCGTCCGCGTGTTGCCCCGCCCCAGCCGGGCGAACTATCCCTGCCAGCGTGTCGCGGCGCCGATCGCGTGGGGTTTCGTGGCCTCGCTGCTGGCCTGGCCCGCCGCCCTGTTGGCCTCGCGTCGCGCGCGGAGTTTTCTGCGCGAGCGGCGATTCATCCTGGCCGCGGGGGCCGTGATCCTGGCGGCCGGCGCGGGCCTGGCCGGGCTCGTGGCCTCCGCCGCGAAGTCATCGGCGCTCGCCGCGGCGGAGGCGAAGAACAGTCCGATCGGCTCCGCGCGCGGCACGTTTCCCGGACGCGTGGTCTGGAGCTACGATCCGGCCGCCGCGCAGTGGGACGGCAGCACGGGCTACTGGTGGGAGGACCGGTGGAACAGCCAGGCCGCCGCGGACGCCATGCTGTCGCGCGGCCTGCTCGACCTGACCGGCGCGGCGGACGAGGCCGCGGCGTGGGACACGCTTTTCCGCTACTCGAACAGCTCCCGCGGGCGCGGCGATCGAGGCTACCAGGCCGGCGAAACGATCGCCGTGAAGATCAACCTGAACAACCAGTACTCGGGGTACACGACCACCGACAACCAGCTCGACGCGTCTCCGCACATGGTGCTGGCCCTGCTGCGCCAGCTCGTAAACGAGGCGGGCGTGCCCCAGTCGGCGATCACGGTCTATGACGCCGTAAGGTATATTCCCGACAAGATTTACAACAAGTGTCACGCCGAGTTTCCGCAGGTGGTCTTCATGGACGCCGGCGGAACGGGCGGACGGACGCTGGTGCAGTGGAGTTCGGCCGTCATCCGCTACGCCGTCACGGACTGGCCGGACGGCAGCCCGTGCGGCCAGCGGATTCCCAAGGCCGTCTACCAGGCCGCGTACTCGATCAACATGGCGCTCTTGAAATGCCACGGCACGGCCGGCGTCACGCTGACCGCCAAGAATCACTACGGCACGATTGACGGCCGCGAGCACTGGTACATCAAGGCCCGCTCGCGCACCCTGCCGCTGTACAATCCGCTCGTGGACCTGATGGGCCAGAAGAACGTCGGCGGCAAAACGATGCTGTTTCTCGTCGACGCGCTCTACGGGACCAGCGGCGTGGACCAGCCTCCCCAGCGCTTTCAGCTCGCGCCGTTCAACAACCGGTGGTCGTCGAGCCTCTTCCTGTCACAGGACCCGGTGGCCATCGACTCTGTCGGGCTGGAGTTCCTCAACGCGGAGTTTCCGTCCTCGTACATGCTCAACGCCGATAATTACCTGCACGAGGCCGCCTTGGCGAACAACCCGCCGTCCGGCACGGTGTACGATCCCGAGGGCGACGGCATCCGCCTCGCAAGCCAGGGCGCCCACGAGCACTGGAACGACAACGTGAAGCGGCAGTACTCGCGCAACCTGGGGACCGGCTCCGGGATCGAACTGCGGTTCCTCGCGCCGGCGGACCTGTCCACCGACAGCGACGGCGACGGGCTGACCGACGGCTGGGAATCGCAGTACTTCCGGACGCTGACGGGGGCCGCGGCCGATGGGGATCCGGACGGCGATTCGTATTCCAATCTGGACGAAGCCACGGCGGGAACCGATGCCGCCAGCGCGGACTCGTATTGGAAGGCGGCAGGTATTGTCGATTCAGGCCGCGAAATTGTTCTAAAATGGAACAGTCATACGGGGCGGTCCTATCGCGTCAGCCGCTCGGGGTCCGTGTTGGGGCCTT